A single window of Dermacentor andersoni unplaced genomic scaffold, qqDerAnde1_hic_scaffold ctg00000050.1, whole genome shotgun sequence DNA harbors:
- the LOC140214459 gene encoding uncharacterized protein gives MLRNLAASEQQRLLDCYNDIWRSGQVPESWRTAIVAPILKAGKPAGNVSSYRPVSLTSAACKVMEAIALVRLDWVARARGFLADEQTGFRRRRCTADSIADVVSTLEEAKACGDAVLLVLIDIKGAFDGLPHPVVQQALDLLGINGNLRRFISSFLEERTLRVRVGQSRSSPRPVAAGVPQGSMVSPFLFNLALARLPAALPIDPDYPVSASIYANDIALWVRSPPHNHRSARSALQRALDTAAAYLSSIGLAISARKTEAMLLHPRAAARRTAPRLHLEGVQLPWSTAVTYLGLRIDHRLSWLPAVKILQVQVLRVHKAVSQLLARGQGCTTGWALRLYDAAATSRLRYAFPLVGLPPARLKKLELQHRAAIRLCLGAPRSSQVAATLAEAGAWPLSLLLLQQGLRHVDRLHHGPDVSALLSRLRSRPHSQMGRLCGLYEEVIGRPPANNAQLPPPQRPPIPITTELPGVSKRRSPSCALQQTAASLLHEDQGGNLQIYVDGSVMPDLGSSTAACVVPALRKSKQCRLPDHATSTAAEVAGLHLAVDLLAEELPVTPVTIYCDSRAALLSLQRPERASLGVALLSTRLMALQEAGCSVSLHWLPAHVGILGNEEADALAKRANHYALPPSLAVTANDFTSHRLRRHLLACHPDKRTSLGRPPRPLPQRGLARRETSLLLRLRIGCCWMGARRHRHGLIASQPVPPVGSPRPWSTSYWPALLTCSSVTVSCRSSDAWGFLLHGRKTSSSLVVASYQPS, from the coding sequence ATGCTCCGCAACCTGGCCGCCAGCGAGCAGCAGCGCCTGCTCGACTGCTACAATGACATCTGGCGGTCAGGGCAGGTGCCGGAGTCATGGCGCACAGCCATCGTGGCCCCCATCCTGAAGGCCGGAAAGCCGGCTGGAAACGTGAGCTCCTACCGGCCGGTCTCCCTCACTTCCGCCGCCTGCAAGGTGATGGAGGCCATTGCTTTGGTCCGACTGGACTGGGTGGCCCGTGCCCGTGGCTTCCTGGCCGACGAGCAGACGGggttccggcggcgccggtgcACCGCGGACTCCATCGCGGATGTGGTCTCCACGCTGGAAGAGGCCAAGGCCTGCGGTGACGCCGTGCTCCTGGTGCTTATCGAtatcaagggggccttcgatggCCTGCCCCACCCAGTCGTTCAGCAGGCCCTGGACCTACTTGGCATCAACGGGAATCTGCGGCGGTTCATCTCGTCGTTTCTGGAGGAACGCACCCTCAGGGTACGAGTGGGCCAATCGAGGAGCTCCCCTCGGCCGGTGGCAGCGGGCGTCCCACAAGGGTCAATGGTGAGCCCCTTCCTGTTCAACCTGGCCCTGGCCCGGCTtcctgctgccctgccgatcgaccCCGACTATCCGGTGAGCGCCTCCATCTACGCGAACGACATCGCCCTGTGGGTGCGAAGCCCACCACACAACCACCGCAGCGCACGCTCGGCCTTGCAAAGAGCTCTCGACACCGCCGCTGCTTACCTGAGCAGCATTGGCCTTGCCATCTCGGCAAGGAAGACGGAGGCCATGCTGCTCCACCCAAGAGCAGCCGCCCGCCGCACAGCACCCCGGCTGCACCTGGAAGGCGTCCAGCTACCCTGGAGCACTGCAGTGACGtacctggggctgcgcattgaTCACCGACTGTCCTGGCTGCCTGCTGTCAAGATCCTGCAGGTGCAGGTCCTCCGGGTCCACAAGGCAGTCTCCCAGCTTCTTGCCCGAGGACAGGGCTGTACCACTGGGTGGGCATTGCGGCTGTACGACGCAGCAGCTACCTCACGCCTGCGGTACGCCTTCCCACTCGTGGGACTACCACCCGCCCGTCTCAAGAAGCTGGAGCTGCAGCATCGGGCCGCGATTAGGCTCTGCCTGGGCGCTCCCCGCAGTTCCCAAGTCGCTGCAACCTTGGCCGAGGCAGGAGCATGGCCCCTGTCACTCCTCCTCCTGCAGCAGGGGCTACGCCATGTTGACCGCCTCCACCATGGACCAGACGTCAGTGCCCTGCTCTCCCGACTGCGCTCGCGGCCCCATTCACAGATGGGCAGACTCTGCGGGCTGTACGAGGAGGTGATCGGGAGGCCTCCAGCGAACAACGCACAGCTGCCTCCTCCCCAGAGACCACCCATACCCATCACCACAGAGCTGCCCGGCGTTTCCAAACGGCGCTCCCCGTCTTGTGCCCTTCAACAGACGGCTGCCTCCCTCCTGCATGAGGACCAGGGAGGAAACCTGCAGATCTACGTTGACGGCTCGGTGATGCCAGACCTAGGCTCGTCGACTGCGGCCTGCGTGGTGCCCGCTTTGCGGAAGAGCAAGCAGTGTCGCCTCCCCGACCATGCGACGTCAACAGCGGCAGAGGTAGCAGGCCTTCACCTGGCTGTAGACTTACTCGCAGAGGAGCTGCCGGTGACCCCAGTGACCATCTACTGCGATTCCAGGGCGGCACTTCTCAGCCTGCAGAGGCCAGAAAGGGCCAGCCTCGGGGTTGCCCTGCTCTCGACAAGGCTGATGGCGCTCCAGGAGGCGGGCTGCTCAGTGTCCCTGCACTGGCTTCCAGCCCACGTAGGGATACTGGGCAACGAGGAAGCAGATGCACTGGCAAAGCGTGCCAACCACTACGCGCTCCCGCCTAGCCTGGCTGTGACAGCCAATGATTTCACAAGCCACAGGCTTCGGCGCCATCTGCTGGCCTGCCATCCGGACAAGCGGACGTCCTTGGGCCGCCCTCCGCGACCACTTCCACAGCGCGGCCTCGCACGCAGGGAGACCTCCCTCCTTCTGCGACTGAGGATTGGCTGCTGTTGGATGGGTGCTCGCCGCCACCGTCATGGCCTCATCGCCTctcagcctgtgcctcctgtggggaGCCCGAGACCCTGGAGCACCTCCTACTGGCCTGCCCTGCTTACCTGCAGCAGCGTGACCGTCTCCTGCAGGAGTTCCGACGCCTGGGGCTTCCTTCTGCacggcaggaagacatcctcttccctgGTCGTAGCGAGCTACCAgccctcctaa